The following proteins are encoded in a genomic region of Desulfovibrio legallii:
- a CDS encoding TetR/AcrR family transcriptional regulator, whose amino-acid sequence MTQKNKKEALLQAAKELFGEYGYVETTFKKISERAGVALGLLTHHYGNKEKLFLASGLDVLEHFLVRLREATAQGHNGFDAVLRFCKAYLDFSVDPESNWLVLVRCSPYSDMKTKTDRDTMDSMFSQVHQELERVIALGVADGSIVKVDSRATAQVIISLMVGANRTRVLTPYAAPDLYQQVLDFVARSIRA is encoded by the coding sequence ATGACGCAAAAAAACAAGAAAGAAGCCCTGCTCCAGGCGGCCAAAGAACTGTTCGGCGAATACGGCTATGTGGAAACCACCTTCAAAAAAATTTCCGAGCGCGCCGGCGTGGCCCTGGGCCTGCTGACCCACCATTACGGCAACAAGGAAAAGCTCTTTCTCGCTTCCGGGCTGGACGTGCTGGAGCACTTTCTGGTCAGACTGCGCGAGGCCACAGCCCAGGGGCACAACGGCTTTGACGCCGTGCTGCGCTTCTGCAAGGCCTATCTTGATTTTTCCGTGGATCCCGAATCCAACTGGCTTGTGCTGGTACGCTGCTCGCCCTACAGCGACATGAAGACCAAAACGGACCGGGACACCATGGATTCCATGTTCTCCCAGGTGCATCAGGAGCTGGAGCGGGTCATCGCCTTGGGCGTGGCCGACGGCAGCATCGTAAAGGTGGACAGCCGCGCCACCGCGCAGGTCATCATTTCCCTCATGGTGGGCGCCAACCGGACCCGTGTGCTCACGCCCTATGCCGCGCCGGACCTCTACCAGCAGGTGCTGGACTTCGTGGCCCGCTCCATCCGGGCCTGA
- a CDS encoding GAF domain-containing protein: MTANSLEKHILSIVCSVFDAYSVVLFLPEEEGEAHRLTAFFSLGDKIAANATVLPGKGLVGWIVRNRQPLLVPNFDQRQSNLGYYSSGEEGSIKAFMGCPVPTGGALCVDSKRQYSFSDKDHKILQMFAELIARQQGSRGRQELAGDIPRYFADLGVIQDLRFRYKRWPQFLHNYLKIMVEATGFDYCAFASVDQPGETYCVESESARLLLTGEEPLILPMGSGITGWVFRNDQPVVAEGVEGAPAAVLFGKLPDMPDFQAAMCMPVMVNKSTRGVLCLAHTTPRTMDESMRSFVRQAVDHLALFLENLYLKVRLRTMLPRARVHTDGSQAYDPDAAPMPRSKEY, encoded by the coding sequence ATGACCGCCAATTCTCTTGAAAAACATATACTAAGTATTGTTTGCAGCGTGTTCGACGCCTATTCGGTGGTGCTGTTCCTGCCGGAGGAAGAGGGCGAGGCCCACCGCCTCACCGCTTTTTTCAGTCTGGGGGACAAAATCGCCGCCAACGCCACGGTTCTGCCGGGCAAGGGGCTGGTGGGCTGGATTGTCCGCAACCGTCAGCCCCTGCTGGTGCCCAATTTTGACCAGCGCCAGAGCAACCTCGGCTACTATTCCAGCGGCGAGGAAGGCAGCATCAAGGCCTTTATGGGCTGCCCCGTGCCCACGGGCGGCGCCCTCTGCGTGGACAGCAAGCGGCAGTATTCCTTCTCGGACAAGGACCACAAAATCCTCCAGATGTTCGCGGAGCTCATCGCGCGCCAGCAGGGCAGCCGCGGACGGCAGGAGCTTGCGGGCGACATTCCGCGCTATTTTGCCGACCTCGGCGTTATTCAGGATCTGCGCTTCCGCTACAAGCGCTGGCCGCAGTTTCTGCACAACTACCTGAAGATCATGGTGGAGGCCACGGGTTTTGACTACTGCGCCTTCGCCTCTGTGGATCAGCCCGGCGAGACCTACTGCGTGGAGAGCGAATCGGCCCGCCTGCTGCTTACCGGCGAGGAGCCCCTCATCCTGCCCATGGGCAGCGGCATTACGGGCTGGGTTTTCCGCAACGATCAGCCCGTGGTGGCCGAAGGCGTGGAAGGCGCGCCCGCAGCGGTGCTCTTTGGCAAGCTGCCGGACATGCCAGATTTTCAGGCGGCCATGTGCATGCCGGTGATGGTCAACAAAAGCACGCGGGGCGTGCTTTGCCTCGCCCATACCACGCCCAGGACCATGGACGAATCCATGCGCAGTTTTGTGCGCCAGGCCGTGGACCATCTGGCCCTGTTTCTGGAAAATCTGTACCTCAAAGTGCGCCTGCGGACCATGCTGCCCAGGGCCAGGGTGCACACCGACGGTTCCCAGGCCTATGACCCGGATGCCGCCCCCATGCCCCGCAGCAAAGAATACTGA
- a CDS encoding rod shape-determining protein yields MFRRLFHFLSKDIAMDLGTANTLLYTRAQGIVINEPSVVAIDVQKNVVLAVGAAAKDYLGRTPQRIRAVRPMKDGVIADFDVTREMISYFVRKAITGLRLVKPSMVICIPTGITQVEKRAVIDSALLAGAADVAMVEEPMAAAIGADLPVHEPLGNLVLDIGGGTSEVAVITLAGIANAQSVRVAGDAMNMAVQRYLRDVFRMEVGENTAENVKKILGSALPQPNAPVLEVSGKDLVCGAPRVVQVTEGHIREALREPVQAILGAVLRALEKTPPELAADIYRNGMLMAGGGSLLKGLDQYIAQETRLKVFVDKDPLTTVLRGTARAMLDRQAYHAVFIN; encoded by the coding sequence ATGTTCCGGCGTCTGTTCCATTTTCTTTCCAAAGACATCGCCATGGACCTGGGCACGGCCAACACCCTGCTTTACACACGCGCTCAGGGCATTGTCATCAATGAGCCTTCGGTGGTGGCTATCGACGTTCAGAAAAACGTCGTGCTGGCTGTGGGCGCGGCCGCCAAGGATTACCTGGGCCGCACCCCGCAGCGCATCCGCGCCGTGCGCCCCATGAAGGACGGCGTCATCGCCGATTTTGACGTCACGCGCGAAATGATCTCCTATTTTGTGCGCAAGGCCATTACAGGCCTCAGGCTGGTCAAGCCTTCCATGGTCATCTGCATCCCCACGGGCATCACCCAGGTGGAGAAGCGCGCCGTCATTGATTCGGCCCTGCTGGCCGGCGCTGCGGACGTGGCCATGGTGGAGGAGCCCATGGCCGCCGCCATCGGCGCTGATCTGCCCGTGCACGAACCCCTGGGCAACCTGGTGCTGGACATCGGCGGCGGCACCAGCGAGGTGGCGGTCATTACCCTGGCGGGCATCGCCAACGCCCAGTCCGTACGGGTGGCGGGCGACGCCATGAACATGGCCGTTCAGCGCTACCTGCGCGACGTGTTTCGCATGGAAGTGGGCGAAAATACCGCTGAAAACGTCAAAAAAATTTTGGGGTCCGCCCTGCCGCAGCCCAATGCGCCCGTGCTGGAGGTTTCCGGCAAGGATCTGGTCTGCGGCGCGCCCAGGGTAGTGCAGGTGACCGAAGGCCACATCCGCGAGGCCCTGCGCGAGCCCGTGCAGGCCATTTTGGGCGCGGTGCTGCGCGCGCTGGAAAAAACCCCGCCGGAACTGGCGGCGGACATTTACCGCAACGGCATGCTCATGGCCGGGGGCGGCTCGCTGCTTAAGGGGCTGGATCAATACATCGCCCAGGAGACGCGGCTCAAGGTCTTTGTGGACAAAGACCCCCTGACCACCGTGCTGCGCGGCACGGCCCGCGCCATGCTGGACCGCCAGGCCTACCACGCCGTCTTCATCAACTGA
- a CDS encoding S1 family peptidase, whose product MEQSPSPSQHSAPPAETPAAAAAVLRPWYARPWFWALLLLLALLLLAAWLFWQERQAALAAQARLDQETALARQRNADRAAFLEQLRALLQQDPCEVQRRLPQLTPPAGVTWPPVGAAGPVVPQTEPEAKSAAPQTAAADSAPSAAQPARPGSVAALLEQATVMVLALKPEGLVLGSGFFAAQGAVVTNAHVVAQARQVAVINKALGKPLPASIKALSVDGNEDFALLAVPDAPTITPLVLSSAVSRTQRVSAWGFPGAVTTDDPKFAALLRGESVEAPEVVYTDGVVSVVLDRTPPLIVHTATVSQGNSGGPLVDDQGRVVGVNTAIKLDDASYRQSSLAIVSARLAAFLRKAGVAVRLEAAQPAAGGKP is encoded by the coding sequence ATGGAACAATCTCCTTCCCCTTCGCAACATTCGGCCCCCCCGGCGGAAACGCCGGCCGCGGCCGCTGCGGTCCTGCGCCCGTGGTACGCCCGGCCGTGGTTCTGGGCCCTGCTTCTGCTGCTGGCGCTCCTGCTGCTGGCGGCATGGCTGTTCTGGCAGGAACGGCAGGCCGCCCTGGCCGCCCAGGCGCGACTGGACCAGGAAACCGCCCTGGCGCGGCAGCGCAACGCCGATCGCGCCGCGTTTCTGGAACAGCTGCGGGCCCTGCTGCAACAAGATCCCTGTGAAGTGCAGCGCCGGCTGCCCCAGCTTACGCCGCCCGCGGGCGTGACCTGGCCGCCCGTGGGCGCGGCCGGGCCCGTCGTCCCTCAAACTGAGCCTGAGGCCAAATCCGCAGCCCCCCAGACCGCCGCCGCGGATTCGGCCCCGTCTGCCGCCCAGCCCGCCCGGCCCGGCAGTGTGGCTGCCCTGCTGGAGCAGGCCACGGTCATGGTGCTGGCGCTCAAGCCAGAGGGGCTGGTGCTGGGTTCGGGCTTTTTTGCGGCCCAGGGGGCCGTGGTCACCAACGCCCATGTGGTGGCCCAGGCCAGGCAGGTGGCCGTCATCAACAAGGCGCTGGGCAAGCCTCTGCCCGCTTCCATCAAGGCGCTGAGCGTGGACGGCAATGAAGATTTCGCCCTGCTCGCCGTGCCGGACGCGCCCACAATCACGCCGCTTGTCCTCTCCAGCGCGGTAAGCCGCACCCAGCGGGTCAGCGCCTGGGGCTTCCCCGGCGCGGTCACAACGGACGACCCCAAGTTTGCGGCCCTGCTGCGCGGCGAAAGCGTTGAAGCTCCGGAAGTGGTCTATACTGACGGCGTGGTGAGCGTGGTGCTGGACCGCACGCCGCCCCTCATCGTCCATACGGCCACGGTTTCCCAGGGCAACAGCGGCGGCCCCCTGGTGGACGACCAGGGCCGGGTGGTGGGCGTCAATACCGCCATCAAGCTGGACGACGCCTCTTACCGACAGTCCAGCCTGGCCATCGTCAGCGCGCGGCTGGCGGCATTTTTGCGCAAGGCGGGCGTGGCCGTGCGCCTTGAGGCCGCGCAGCCCGCTGCGGGAGGCAAGCCATGA
- a CDS encoding 16S rRNA (uracil(1498)-N(3))-methyltransferase gives MNGPFFYLPPEAWGTDVCLEGQEARHLTQVLRLTPGCEVGLLDGRGRRGRFILRAVNKKNARLERLEEETLPRPKALAVMALAFSKAVRRGFFMEKAVELGAHGVWLWQGEHSQGRLPAAARETCLGQMTAGAKQSGNPWLPEVRALTGGVDQLVSLAHEADYRILPWEMQTGVPMLTPGLAGRAGLTVYVVGPEGGFSERELAALRAANFTPVSLGGRVLRCETAATLCLGLHWWASQLPGGPDAGKGSPA, from the coding sequence ATGAACGGACCTTTCTTTTATCTGCCCCCGGAAGCCTGGGGGACGGACGTGTGTCTGGAAGGGCAGGAGGCGCGCCACCTGACGCAGGTGCTGCGCCTTACGCCCGGTTGTGAAGTGGGCCTTCTGGACGGCCGGGGCCGCCGGGGACGCTTTATCCTGCGTGCGGTGAACAAAAAAAACGCCCGCCTTGAGCGCCTGGAAGAGGAAACCCTGCCCCGCCCCAAGGCCCTGGCCGTCATGGCCCTGGCCTTCAGCAAGGCCGTGCGGCGCGGCTTTTTTATGGAAAAAGCCGTGGAGCTGGGCGCGCACGGCGTGTGGCTGTGGCAGGGCGAGCACAGCCAGGGCCGCCTGCCCGCCGCCGCGCGGGAAACCTGCCTGGGCCAGATGACGGCCGGCGCCAAACAGAGCGGCAACCCCTGGCTGCCAGAGGTGCGCGCCCTCACCGGCGGGGTGGACCAGCTGGTCAGCCTGGCCCATGAGGCCGATTACCGCATCCTGCCCTGGGAAATGCAGACGGGCGTGCCCATGCTCACCCCCGGCCTGGCTGGACGCGCCGGGCTTACCGTCTATGTGGTCGGCCCGGAGGGCGGCTTTTCCGAGCGGGAGCTTGCGGCCCTGCGCGCGGCAAACTTCACGCCCGTGAGCCTGGGCGGTCGCGTGCTGCGCTGCGAAACGGCGGCCACCCTCTGCCTGGGGCTGCACTGGTGGGCCTCCCAGCTGCCCGGCGGCCCGGACGCCGGGAAAGGCAGCCCCGCGTGA
- a CDS encoding lysophospholipid acyltransferase family protein, with translation MNPFVDGDISAKFLTGNAYRSPGLRAGLVSRMLPSVSFYSHLFLGPVRWLCRRAARGLCDDAAWVYASVWVADLMERLGCPVEVQGMDAIDAVDGPCLFVANHMSTLETFMLPGIIRPRRPVTFVVKQSLTTMPFFGPVMRSRDPIVVGRTNPREDLKAVLEGGVERLRKGTSIIVFPQHTRSPVFDPHQFNSIGIKLARKADVPVVPLALKTDAWGTGKKIKELGPVKPGMAVRYSFAPPLRVAGQGKEEHAAVCRYIAEHLAQWQRADGVNG, from the coding sequence ATGAATCCTTTTGTAGACGGCGACATCAGCGCCAAATTCCTTACCGGCAACGCCTACCGCAGCCCTGGGCTGCGCGCGGGCCTGGTCAGCCGCATGCTGCCTTCCGTAAGTTTTTACAGCCACCTGTTTCTGGGCCCGGTACGCTGGCTGTGCCGCCGCGCCGCCCGCGGCCTGTGCGACGACGCGGCCTGGGTCTACGCCAGCGTCTGGGTGGCCGACCTTATGGAGCGCCTGGGCTGCCCCGTGGAGGTGCAGGGCATGGACGCCATAGACGCCGTGGACGGCCCCTGCCTCTTTGTGGCCAACCACATGAGCACACTGGAAACCTTTATGCTGCCCGGCATCATCCGGCCGCGCCGGCCCGTGACCTTTGTAGTCAAGCAGAGCCTTACGACCATGCCCTTCTTCGGACCGGTCATGCGCTCGCGCGACCCCATCGTAGTGGGCCGCACCAACCCGCGCGAAGACCTCAAGGCCGTGCTGGAAGGCGGCGTGGAACGGCTGCGCAAGGGCACTTCCATCATCGTCTTCCCGCAGCACACGCGCTCCCCGGTCTTTGACCCGCACCAGTTTAACAGCATCGGCATCAAGCTGGCCAGAAAGGCCGACGTGCCAGTGGTGCCGCTGGCGCTCAAAACCGACGCCTGGGGCACGGGCAAAAAGATCAAAGAGCTTGGGCCCGTCAAACCCGGCATGGCCGTGCGCTACAGCTTTGCGCCGCCCCTGCGCGTTGCCGGGCAGGGTAAAGAAGAGCATGCCGCCGTCTGCCGCTACATCGCGGAACATCTGGCGCAGTGGCAGCGTGCGGACGGCGTCAATGGCTGA
- a CDS encoding glycine zipper domain-containing protein: MPRYLQLPVLLLLTGSLLLSGCASKYGAQKTKVNYYPQCYQPVNALRQDENSTGSSTAAGAVGGALLGAIIGGLATGKVQGAVAGAAAGGAVGAVGGNIYGKSQAKKRDAAYLESYNRQLGTEAASMNRATAAAKVAAKCYDGQFKLAADQFRAGQISRLEFQQRYDEIRSGLEETSYILGDTAATMARKDGEYREALEEPYTTAQPTAAAAPAAQKARASKPARQASRESNVAASASEWKQSRQDLESTKNDLDQRVTGYDETVKNLLG; encoded by the coding sequence ATGCCCCGTTACCTGCAACTCCCTGTCCTTCTGCTGCTGACGGGCAGCCTGCTGTTGTCCGGTTGCGCCAGCAAATACGGCGCGCAAAAGACCAAGGTCAACTACTATCCCCAGTGCTACCAGCCCGTAAACGCCCTGCGGCAGGACGAAAACAGCACGGGCTCCAGCACGGCAGCGGGTGCGGTGGGCGGCGCGCTGCTGGGCGCGATCATCGGCGGGCTCGCCACCGGTAAGGTGCAGGGGGCTGTGGCCGGGGCCGCGGCCGGCGGCGCTGTAGGCGCTGTAGGCGGTAATATCTACGGGAAATCACAGGCAAAAAAACGCGACGCCGCCTATCTTGAAAGTTATAACCGCCAGCTGGGAACCGAAGCGGCTAGCATGAACCGCGCCACGGCCGCCGCCAAGGTGGCCGCCAAGTGCTACGACGGGCAGTTCAAGCTCGCCGCCGACCAGTTCCGGGCCGGGCAGATCTCGCGCCTGGAGTTCCAGCAACGCTACGACGAAATCCGCAGCGGTCTGGAAGAAACGTCCTATATTCTGGGCGATACCGCGGCCACCATGGCCCGCAAGGACGGCGAATACCGCGAAGCCCTGGAGGAGCCCTACACCACGGCTCAGCCAACGGCCGCAGCGGCCCCTGCCGCCCAAAAGGCCCGGGCCTCCAAACCGGCCAGGCAGGCCTCCAGGGAAAGCAACGTGGCGGCTTCGGCCTCGGAGTGGAAGCAGTCCCGCCAGGATCTGGAAAGCACCAAGAACGATCTGGACCAACGGGTGACCGGATACGACGAAACCGTCAAGAACCTGCTGGGCTGA
- a CDS encoding SrfA family protein, with the protein MSVRIATSLRGGMRALASQGIFATDCYDQLHALVLRRLGEEHAALLAEPQHNTQNDSVDWYAAGQGPATPLAELPAEEADALRARAGELARDIQNLAAGLTTDAQARQALAGQMLRLALQHPESEDLWRVDGRPVLINWGFAPGSGSAQPQDLTRLGPAAPPPLAAATPAAAAAAPGCLPWLLPLLLLLLLLWLLGAALGLLPSPLPAGCTPTDRTALTAEEQKSAALDDELALLWRQLQERAAQCRPVTPPVAAKTPEPKAPEPEVVTPFFGETPETPPEPVKPKEQPKPKPQPKETPKPVEQPKPQKKKNEDLTIPQDAAKKKDLSFLEGCWSSETGLYSHPSNEPIVAEYCFDKSGKGRRFVRERNGQVCSGTATARFQGSNLQFESGQARCPRGGTYVPQKVECTGSENSTQCKGKELGGANLKWNARFKRK; encoded by the coding sequence ATGAGCGTCCGCATAGCCACCAGTCTGCGCGGCGGCATGCGCGCCCTGGCCAGCCAGGGGATTTTCGCCACAGATTGTTACGACCAGCTCCATGCGCTGGTGCTCCGCCGCCTGGGAGAGGAACACGCAGCGCTGCTGGCCGAGCCGCAGCACAACACTCAGAACGACAGCGTGGACTGGTACGCCGCGGGCCAGGGCCCGGCCACGCCTCTGGCCGAACTGCCGGCGGAGGAAGCCGACGCCCTGCGCGCCAGGGCCGGAGAGCTGGCCCGCGACATCCAGAACCTTGCCGCAGGCCTGACCACGGACGCCCAGGCCCGTCAGGCTCTGGCCGGACAAATGCTGCGGCTTGCCCTGCAGCACCCGGAATCCGAAGATCTCTGGCGGGTGGACGGCCGTCCTGTGCTCATCAACTGGGGCTTTGCGCCCGGCAGCGGCAGCGCCCAGCCCCAGGATCTGACCCGTCTGGGCCCCGCCGCGCCCCCGCCTCTCGCGGCCGCAACGCCCGCAGCGGCCGCCGCCGCTCCCGGCTGCCTGCCCTGGCTGCTGCCCTTGCTTCTGCTGCTTTTGCTGCTCTGGCTGTTGGGCGCGGCCCTGGGCCTTTTGCCCTCGCCTCTGCCCGCGGGCTGCACGCCCACAGACCGCACGGCCCTCACGGCGGAAGAGCAAAAAAGCGCCGCGCTGGACGACGAGCTCGCCCTGCTCTGGCGGCAGCTGCAGGAACGCGCGGCCCAGTGCAGGCCCGTCACGCCCCCGGTTGCGGCAAAAACGCCGGAGCCCAAAGCGCCGGAGCCGGAAGTGGTCACGCCCTTCTTTGGTGAAACGCCGGAAACGCCGCCGGAACCCGTCAAGCCCAAGGAACAGCCCAAGCCCAAGCCGCAGCCCAAGGAAACCCCCAAGCCCGTGGAGCAGCCCAAGCCGCAGAAAAAAAAGAATGAGGATCTGACCATCCCGCAGGACGCGGCCAAAAAGAAGGATCTGAGCTTCCTTGAAGGCTGCTGGAGCAGCGAAACAGGCCTCTATTCCCACCCGTCCAACGAACCCATCGTGGCGGAGTACTGCTTCGACAAAAGTGGCAAGGGCCGCCGCTTTGTGCGCGAGCGTAACGGGCAGGTCTGCAGCGGCACGGCCACGGCGCGCTTCCAGGGCAGCAACCTGCAGTTCGAATCGGGCCAGGCCCGCTGCCCGCGCGGCGGCACCTATGTGCCGCAGAAGGTGGAGTGCACGGGCAGCGAAAACAGCACCCAGTGCAAAGGCAAAGAACTGGGCGGGGCCAACCTCAAGTGGAACGCCCGCTTCAAAAGGAAGTAG
- a CDS encoding replication-associated recombination protein A: protein MSVQQPLPERLRPADLDLFLGQSHLGERLRSLMRAKRLPSLLFFGPPGCGKSTLALLLAKSTGKKYLRLSAPEAGLQHLRRALTGVEVLVLDELHRFSKAQQDFFLPLVESGELTLLATTTENPSFSVTRQLLSRLHVLRLRPLGHAEMLELARRGAKELGLELAEPVADLLAGVAHGDARTLLNLVEYVAALPEDRRDAEQVKAALPELLQRHDKDGDSHYELASALIKSIRGSDVDAALYYLACLLEGGEDPRFVCRRLILSASEDVGLADPGALPLAVACQQAVEFVGMPEGFIPLAETVVYLALARKSNSSYAAYLTAAREVKLNGARAVPLHLRNPSTQLQKDWGYGKEYKYPHNFPESWVAQDYLPPELAGRRFYQPRENGEEPRLSQWWRRLLRQSKKTDQ from the coding sequence GTGAGCGTGCAGCAGCCCTTGCCGGAGCGCCTGCGCCCCGCCGACCTGGACCTTTTTCTGGGCCAGAGCCACCTGGGGGAGCGCCTGCGCTCCCTCATGCGGGCCAAGCGCCTGCCGAGCCTGCTTTTTTTTGGCCCTCCAGGCTGCGGCAAGTCCACCCTGGCGCTGTTGCTGGCCAAATCCACGGGCAAAAAATACCTGCGCCTGAGCGCGCCGGAGGCGGGCCTGCAGCACCTGCGGCGCGCCCTGACCGGCGTGGAAGTGCTGGTGCTGGACGAGCTGCACCGCTTTTCCAAGGCGCAGCAGGATTTTTTCCTGCCCCTGGTGGAATCGGGCGAGCTGACCCTGCTGGCCACCACCACAGAGAACCCTTCCTTCAGCGTTACCCGGCAGCTGCTCTCGCGTCTGCATGTGCTGCGCCTGCGGCCCCTGGGCCATGCGGAAATGCTGGAGCTGGCCCGGCGCGGGGCCAAAGAGCTTGGGCTGGAGCTGGCCGAGCCCGTGGCCGACCTGCTGGCGGGCGTGGCCCACGGCGACGCCCGCACCCTGCTCAACCTGGTGGAATATGTGGCCGCCCTGCCGGAAGACCGCCGCGACGCAGAACAGGTCAAGGCCGCCCTGCCGGAGCTGCTGCAACGCCACGATAAAGACGGCGACAGCCACTATGAGCTGGCCTCGGCCCTGATCAAATCCATCCGCGGCAGCGATGTGGACGCGGCCCTCTACTATCTGGCCTGTCTGCTGGAAGGCGGGGAGGATCCGCGCTTTGTCTGCCGCCGGCTCATCCTTTCCGCCTCCGAAGATGTGGGCCTGGCCGACCCCGGAGCCCTGCCCCTGGCCGTGGCTTGCCAGCAGGCGGTGGAGTTTGTGGGCATGCCTGAAGGCTTCATCCCCCTGGCGGAAACCGTCGTCTACCTGGCCCTGGCGCGCAAGAGCAACTCCTCCTACGCAGCCTACCTCACCGCCGCGCGGGAGGTAAAGCTCAACGGCGCGCGGGCCGTGCCCCTGCACCTGCGCAATCCCTCCACCCAGCTGCAAAAAGACTGGGGCTACGGCAAGGAATACAAATATCCGCACAATTTTCCGGAATCCTGGGTGGCGCAGGACTATCTGCCGCCAGAGCTGGCGGGGCGGCGGTTTTATCAGCCCCGCGAAAACGGCGAAGAGCCCCGCCTGAGCCAGTGGTGGCGCAGGCTGCTTCGCCAGAGCAAAAAGACGGACCAATAA